A genomic window from Hominilimicola fabiformis includes:
- a CDS encoding metallophosphoesterase, protein MALYTIADLHLPLGIDKPMDIFGKAWENYVERLADNWQSVVKENDVVVLPGDFSWATYLEQSVKDFEYLHKLNGKKILLKGNHDYWWTTMNKLREFTAECGFDDIEFLQNNSFMYEDVAICGTRGWINPGWDNFGGEDRKIFDREVLRLELSLNSVKECNEIYVFTHYPPMPVSLKENEFVQMMKKYPVTKCIYGHLHAAAHRNAVEGTINGIEYKLVSGDYLGFDPIKLHD, encoded by the coding sequence ATGGCATTATATACTATTGCGGATTTACACCTTCCGCTCGGAATAGACAAGCCGATGGATATATTCGGTAAGGCTTGGGAAAATTACGTTGAACGTCTGGCGGATAATTGGCAGTCGGTCGTAAAGGAAAACGACGTTGTTGTTTTACCGGGTGATTTTTCGTGGGCAACGTATCTTGAACAGAGTGTAAAAGATTTTGAATATTTGCATAAATTAAACGGTAAAAAGATTTTGCTTAAAGGCAATCACGATTATTGGTGGACGACAATGAATAAATTGCGTGAGTTTACCGCAGAGTGTGGTTTTGATGATATAGAATTTTTACAGAATAATTCGTTTATGTATGAGGACGTTGCAATTTGCGGTACTCGCGGTTGGATAAATCCGGGTTGGGATAATTTCGGCGGTGAGGACAGAAAAATATTCGATAGGGAAGTTTTAAGACTTGAATTGTCATTAAACAGTGTAAAGGAATGTAATGAAATATATGTGTTCACGCACTATCCGCCAATGCCTGTTTCGCTTAAGGAAAATGAATTTGTACAAATGATGAAAAAGTACCCTGTAACAAAGTGTATCTACGGTCATCTTCACGCGGCGGCTCACAGAAACGCTGTTGAGGGGACAATAAACGGAATTGAATATAAACTTGTTTCGGGAGATTACTTGGGATTTGATCCGATAAAATTACATGATTAG
- the yfcE gene encoding phosphodiesterase has protein sequence MKLMFASDIHGSYYYAQKTVEAYREEKAEKLILLGDILYHGPRNDLPKDYAPNKVIELLNGIKNEILCVRGNCDTEVDQMVLEFPVLADYAVIFVDGKTLYLTHGHKYNPNNLPPIKKGDYLVNGHTHILANEDMGDFTYLNPGSVSIPKGGNPHTYMIYENGEFKIKELK, from the coding sequence ATGAAGTTAATGTTTGCGTCAGATATACACGGTTCGTACTACTATGCCCAAAAAACAGTTGAGGCATACAGAGAGGAAAAAGCAGAAAAGTTGATTTTGCTCGGCGATATACTCTATCACGGACCGAGAAACGATTTGCCGAAAGATTACGCACCGAACAAGGTTATTGAACTTTTAAACGGCATTAAAAACGAGATACTTTGTGTAAGAGGTAACTGCGATACGGAAGTAGACCAAATGGTGCTTGAATTTCCCGTACTTGCCGATTATGCAGTTATATTCGTTGACGGAAAAACATTGTATTTGACTCACGGACACAAATACAATCCGAATAATTTGCCTCCGATAAAAAAAGGCGATTATCTTGTGAACGGTCATACACATATCTTGGCGAATGAGGATATGGGCGATTTTACATACTTAAATCCGGGTTCTGTTTCAATTCCCAAAGGCGGTAATCCGCATACGTATATGATATATGAAAACGGTGAATTTAAAATTAAAGAATTGAAGTAG
- a CDS encoding 3'-5' exonuclease, whose translation MDFVAIDFETATSNYTSVCSLGICVVENNKITDRKEILIKPEPFEFNDYNIKIHGITPDMVVNKPTLADYWDKLKPYLDHKTVIAHNAGFDVGALCATLEHFNIPFPTFDYLCTVKLSQKAYPELPSHKLNNLCDALGIHFHHHRAYDDAYACAAVMVRILEDYSLLNLDEVEECFEMEIGHLTPDTHLKCKKNKKKQKKNSKKAVNE comes from the coding sequence ATGGATTTTGTAGCTATTGACTTTGAAACCGCCACATCAAATTATACAAGCGTATGCAGTCTTGGTATATGTGTGGTGGAAAACAACAAGATAACTGACAGAAAAGAAATTCTTATTAAACCTGAACCGTTTGAGTTTAATGATTATAATATAAAAATTCACGGAATTACACCTGATATGGTTGTGAACAAGCCTACACTTGCGGATTATTGGGATAAGTTAAAGCCGTACCTTGACCACAAAACAGTTATTGCACATAATGCAGGTTTTGATGTCGGTGCACTTTGTGCGACTTTGGAACATTTTAATATACCGTTCCCGACTTTTGATTATTTGTGTACGGTGAAATTGTCGCAAAAAGCATATCCCGAACTTCCGAGTCATAAATTAAATAATCTTTGTGACGCACTCGGTATTCATTTTCATCATCACCGTGCTTATGATGACGCATATGCCTGTGCTGCAGTTATGGTTAGAATACTTGAAGATTACAGTCTTTTGAACCTTGATGAAGTTGAGGAATGTTTTGAAATGGAAATCGGTCACCTTACTCCGGATACTCATTTGAAGTGTAAAAAGAATAAGAAGAAACAAAAGAAAAATTCAAAAAAAGCCGTCAATGAATGA